GCTTATAACATATTAACATAAATACacataaaagttttaaaatagaaattaaaatgctaatAAATAATTGTCATTAATTTTCCAATCCATAAGGTTAATAAATTTGTCAcatcaaaaaatatttatatatcaaTTACAAATGTACCCAATGTATTTAGTTTAAgaactagaaaaaaaaatcaagtctcGTAAAGCAAAACATAACCAAACTTGTGATGCATCTTCATTCTTCAACCATCGCTTCTTAAACAAAATCCAATATTCTTGTCACCtacaataaaaattcatatatttgtgtaaataaaataaagtaaaaaaaacataaactaaagagactaaaatttaatttgaactaGTGAATATTTATCAAATGATAAGCCGGGAAAGCTCCACAACATTAAATATAATTAGTTTTAAAAGACACTAACATTAACATTTACCTTACTATTGTGCCACAAAACTCCAAATGCACCTAGTAGAAGTCTTCTTCATTAACCGTCAACTGCAAATATAATTAAAAAGTGTCATAACATGATGGACATATATAATAAATAGTAGTTGATAAAAAAGTTGCACATCATACCAAATGACAAGGCCAAGCTATCATTCCTTCAAGTGCATCCTCAAACCTTTGTAAAAGATCATATGGCCTAATCAAACTCTCTTCCCATTCTAGGACAACTAGAACTTGTATTTCACACCAATTTGGTCCCAACACTTGTCTTCCTACTTCAGTATTTGGATCCATGCTATGAACAACTTTTTTTGCCACAATTTTCGTCAAATCAAATAGACTTTTTATTGAGACAGAACATCCAATCTAACAATGAAAAAATAGAAGGATATGATGAAAACAAATATGATATACCATCAGCAACAACAATTATGCTACATAAGATTATACATTATTACTCAATCTAACTGAATTCTCAACTTCTCACAATAAGCAACAATACACATACTAGAAATCAATAACTGACTAACTCAATATAATTATAACCTCACACAAAAACATATATAGCTTAGGAGAAAGCAGACTCTAACTTATTAATACAAGTGAATTGACAGTAGAATGAAATTTTTGTAGAAAGTAAACAAGACTTGAAAAATCTCACACAAAAACATAGCTTACAAGAAATTAATAAATGGCTAACTCAAGATAATTATAATCTCACACAAAACATATATAGCTTACAAGAAAGCAAACTCTAACTCATTATGGCACGTCAAATAACACataatatcaaaataaacaacGAAAAAGCATTTATACATCTAACTTATATTCTTAACCCCAAGACCATGCTGAATCAACAAAGTACTAActcaatataataataaagtaataaaaCTAGATAAAGACTTTACCCTTAGAGATAAACTAACTGGATCAGGAAGTAATGGACTACTAGTTGATGTTGTGTGTTGTATACTGTTGTAATTTGAACCAAGGTTTTGGTTTGATTGATTGGCAATCTTTGATTCTAACATTGCAATGTGTTGGCCTTGCTTTCTAACTTGTTCATCCATTTTTTCTAACTTTCTCTTTTGCTCCATCACTATTCTGTTGCATGTACTACGACTTGGAACTTCTCCCCATAAATCAGATGGCTTAACACCATCACCAAATATACGTACTCGGCCTGGTCTATCTGGTCCAATGATTTGACCAAATATGTCATTTTGACCAACTTGATCATCCTCATCTTCAGGAAGTTGATTTTCTAGTTCTTTCATTGCAGCCTTTACCAAAAAAATCAAAAGCCATAATTTATACATAGTCATGATGAAAACAAATATCTTTGAAAGTATATAAATGAAGTTTATAATGTAACTTACCAATTTTTCTGCCATAATGTTGCTTGAGGGGCTTCCATTAGCATGAGTGAAGCAAGCATGGAATAATTCGACTCGTGATGGAGGTCGACCCTTTTCTTTTCCCTAAAATTACAATTGTTAAAAATTTGTATATTCTAATGCATGTCAATTATAAGATTAATAAGATAAATTACCAATTTTTGTTGCACTTGAGCAAAAGATCTTCTTCCAGTTGTCTGATTCATTATCTTTTGCTTCCGAGCAATCTTATTTTTTTCACTTCGTTCCTAATATATTAATTCAAAAATTGATACAAAATACAAAAGGAAAagtgaaaattttctaaatagatAAAATGTTATATACCTTTGATTTTTCTGAATTCCACTGAAGAACTAATTTGACATATTGCTCTACAAAAGCTCTATTATCTCTTTCTTCTAGAAGAACTTGCATTGACAACTCAGGATCATAATACTTCTTTTTCAGTTATGCCTTCCAATTTCTCCATTTTTTTGCTATTGAACGCAATGTCCAACTTTCTGTTCCAGGAGGAAGGCCATACTTTTCCTACATAGGCATTTAGACAATTTAcccaaataataaaaaattatttaataataaaattaaacaataatattTTGATTACCTTTATAacatctaatattttttttcttattttctgggGGCATTTTATGCCAATCTTCCACGTCAATTGGACAAAATTTACCATTTCTTGCCAAAGTACCTAAAAAATCAGCAAATTTATTTCTTCTTGATCCTATAGGGCGTCCCATACCATCACATTGGATCTTAATACGTGGTAGCGTACTAGGTCGACCCCAAATTTCTTTCATAAATGTAGGGCCTCTAGTTTTCTTCTTAGCATTAGGAGATTCACTTTCACTATCTACatatagaaaaaaaaagataaataaatggTTGAATAAATACAGTGAAATAATTTATTACATTCTTCGCACAAGTTACCTTGATCAAATTCTTCATCCATAAAATCATTTTCAACAATATAATTTGAAGCTTGTAACTCAATGTCTTTCTGATTTGAAGCTTCATCTATTTGGTTATTTGATGCACCTTGAATGTTTTGACAATCTGCACAAGTAATTGTTTGAACAAATTATAAATGACTTGAGTTTTAAATTATAATCAAGCAAATTCTGAAACTAATCCTCATATTGAAAATTGCAAGTTATGTTAAAATAAGTAAGCCTCATAATAGCTAATGAATAGTACATTATGATTCTTCGCATTGTCACAAATCTACAACCAAGCAGTTGCACAATCATTCACAAATTTGCTTTAATTGAATTCACTAAACATAAAGCTAGATTATATACTTGAAGGAGATAAAAACTGAGGCAAATGCTGGATTTTCCATGTAATTATGATTAAACATTAAATGTGTGGGAATTTACTAGAATCTACTCCTacatgaagcaaatgaataaaaactaccAGAAAAGTTTACCTACTGTGTTATAACTTTAGAAGAACATGTTGGATTTTCCATGTATGCTGGCCTTTAATATAGAGGGCTAcaagaggattatatcttaggtcaagacactccaaatccatcataaaccaaaatagtttctacttactagaggattgaatggacctaaaaggaagctctaacttgttgttttgggtgctgaactaaggaggcagctgccttcttgccgcattccttgctgctgtggttggttgcagaaatcacagaaaatagggagcttagtgcaggatattcagtGGAGAAGAAGGCTTGCAAGTGGGAAAATAGGTTTTGGGTTATGGGAAGTGGAGATATGGGATCACCATCTCTACTCAAGCAAGGTTGTGCAACATCTATGCAGATGGGATTGGGAGGGCAGTTGTAACTCCTCTCCTCACACAACCCATCTTATCAAACCTTACTTTCCAGCAACCAAACTGAACCCCAACCTCTTAAACCCCAACTAAACTCCACCGAACAAAAGTCCAAAATAGGCCTTAACTCCACCGAACAAAAGTCCAAAATAGGCCTTAACTCCACCGAACAAAAGTCCAAAATAGGCCTTTAATTTGTTGTGCTTCTTGCAGATCCTCGCTATTGTGCTACTTTTCCCCAACCATGATTTGTTTTGCCATTATAGATTCAATTTGCAATCTATTTTTGTAGTATCTTTATCAGCATATATGGCAAAGCGAAGATTCATATAGAAGAATTGATTTAGTTTGTTATTTACAATTTAGTTCATCTTCTATGGATTATATAGAAATAGTATTTTCCTGATGGATAATTAAGTGATGTTTGTTTGTATTTGTatcttgtattttgtttgatgCTATTCAGCTTTTTCATGTAGGAGTTTCCTATCTTGAAAAGGAAGAAGTGCGAGATCATTGAGACAGGTTTGATTCTAATGTAATATGGTTCAAATGGGTAAATAAACAttacaaagaaaatataattgtATGTACTTCTCTATCATTTGGAGTTGGCCATGCGATTCACAACCCTGCAAATATCATTTGGGTTGTGCACATATTTAGGTTATGagttgtgacaaaaaaaaacacaaataccAAGTTCTCAATTTCCCTTGCATGATAGACTTGAATAAAGTATATAGCATACAAAAGCAAAAGTCAAATAAGagttatacaaaaaaaaaaaaagattgttgATGTATAAAATAAGATGCTAcctcttttttttttagtttcgaGTTGTGTAATTGCCAATCAAAACCTGTGGTTGAGTATTTGCCTCATCTTGAAGTTGAAAATGAggttttccatcatttttacttTTAAGAGTCATTCCTATCAAAGACAAGTTATATAAGATAAAGAAAACATGAAAAGCCATTATACCAAACTATATCGAAacataatattttgaaataaaaaattcttaagtttcatatatttttatatctaaTACCTTGTACATCATTGTGTTGCTGCTTTGAAGCTTCATCTATTTGGTTATTTGATGCACCTTTAATGTTTTGACAATCTGCACAAGTATTGTTTGAACAAAATGTAAACAACTTgagttttaaatcataaacaagaGCGTTCTGACCTTTTCCGCTAGTTACCAAGTTCTCAATTTCCCTTGCATGATAGACTTGAAAAAAGTATATAGCATACAAAAGCAAAAGTCAAATAAGAgttatacaaaaaaaataatagattgtTAATGAATAAAATAAGATGCTACCTCTTTTTTTTGAGTTTCGAGTTGTGTAATTGACAATCAAAAC
The genomic region above belongs to Zingiber officinale cultivar Zhangliang chromosome 11A, Zo_v1.1, whole genome shotgun sequence and contains:
- the LOC122032506 gene encoding uncharacterized protein LOC122032506, translated to MQVLLEERDNRAFVEQYVKLVLQWNSEKSKERSEKNKIARKQKIMNQTTGRRSFAQVQQKLGKEKGRPPSRVELFHACFTHANGSPSSNIMAEKLAAMKELENQLPEDEDDQVGQNDIFGQIIGPDRPGRVRIFGDGVKPSDLWGEVPSRSTCNRIVMEQKRKLEKMDEQVRKQGQHIAMLESKIANQSNQNLGSNYNSIQHTTSTSSPLLPDPVSLSLRIGCSVSIKSLFDLTKIVAKKVVHSMDPNTEVGRQVLGPNWCEIQVLVVLEWEESLIRPYDLLQRFEDALEGMIAWPCHLLTVNEEDFY